A genomic segment from Microcella flavibacter encodes:
- a CDS encoding iron chaperone, translated as MSAVDDYIARFPDDVRAILTAVRRAIHAGVPDATEQIRYGMPAVMLGGRYALHFAGWKNHVSLYPVPRGDEEFEQLVGPYRSTKDSVTLLYSKPLPVELITRIAEECAEQHG; from the coding sequence ATGAGCGCCGTCGACGACTACATCGCCCGTTTCCCCGACGACGTGCGCGCGATCCTCACCGCCGTGCGCCGGGCGATCCACGCGGGCGTGCCCGACGCCACCGAGCAGATCCGGTACGGGATGCCCGCCGTCATGCTCGGCGGCCGCTACGCGCTGCACTTCGCGGGCTGGAAGAACCACGTCAGCCTCTACCCCGTTCCGCGCGGGGATGAGGAGTTCGAGCAGCTCGTCGGCCCGTATCGCTCCACGAAGGACAGCGTGACGCTGCTCTACTCCAAGCCGCTGCCGGTCGAGCTCATCACCCGCATCGCGGAGGAGTGCGCCGAGCAGCACGGGTAG
- a CDS encoding CDP-alcohol phosphatidyltransferase family protein — MPTRRTPPSPTPPLPTRGAVVTEALDARARERARAAAIDGADSRAASNALLDGLRQGRFGPRAWGRFAAEITVRSVREARKRPIAVAEATAVHLAMGALAHPKGRAWVVTSWVMTVTHLGMLEQRRTMGIPNLLTVARANLPAAAHRLGDAVPVLALVTDFVDGKVARATGTVTRFGTQGDYLSDTALWTWFVLTHEKSRPWQVATFAAWALPVAALTAVSIAKGGVVDLPRSRWIRPAALMEVLIGGRVVARMVQARRAG, encoded by the coding sequence GTGCCGACGCGACGCACCCCGCCGAGCCCGACCCCGCCGCTGCCGACCCGCGGGGCGGTCGTCACCGAGGCGCTCGACGCCCGCGCGCGCGAGCGGGCCCGCGCGGCCGCGATCGACGGCGCCGACAGCCGCGCCGCCTCGAACGCCCTGCTCGACGGCCTGCGGCAGGGCCGCTTCGGCCCGCGCGCCTGGGGCCGCTTCGCCGCCGAGATCACCGTGCGCAGCGTGCGAGAGGCCCGCAAGCGCCCGATCGCGGTCGCCGAGGCCACCGCGGTGCACCTCGCCATGGGCGCGCTCGCCCACCCGAAGGGCCGGGCCTGGGTGGTCACCAGCTGGGTCATGACGGTCACCCATCTCGGGATGCTCGAGCAGCGCCGCACGATGGGCATCCCCAATCTGCTCACCGTCGCCCGGGCCAATCTGCCGGCCGCCGCGCACCGCCTCGGCGACGCCGTGCCGGTGCTCGCTCTCGTCACCGACTTCGTCGACGGCAAGGTCGCCCGCGCCACGGGCACCGTCACGAGGTTCGGAACGCAGGGCGACTACCTCAGCGACACCGCGTTGTGGACGTGGTTCGTGCTCACGCACGAGAAGAGCCGGCCCTGGCAGGTCGCGACCTTCGCCGCCTGGGCGCTGCCCGTCGCCGCGCTGACCGCGGTGAGCATCGCGAAGGGCGGGGTGGTGGATCTGCCGCGCTCGCGCTGGATCCGGCCCGCGGCGCTCATGGAGGTGCTCATCGGCGGGCGGGTCGTCGCCCGGATGGTGCAGGCCCGGCGCGCGGGCTGA
- a CDS encoding GNAT family acetyltransferase, with product MLIRPFHDDTEAVVALWRAAGLTRPWNDPHRDIARKRTVQPELFLVGEVEGRVIASAMAGYDGHRGWVNYLAVDPAHRGRGHARALMAEIERLLTALGCPKLNLQVRADNEAALGFYAALGYSPDAAVSLGKRLVDDAPLG from the coding sequence ATGCTCATCCGCCCCTTCCACGACGACACCGAGGCCGTGGTCGCGCTCTGGCGCGCGGCGGGCCTCACCCGCCCCTGGAACGACCCGCACCGCGACATCGCGCGCAAGCGGACGGTGCAGCCCGAGCTGTTCCTCGTCGGCGAGGTCGAGGGGCGCGTCATCGCGAGCGCGATGGCGGGGTACGACGGCCACCGCGGCTGGGTCAACTACCTCGCCGTCGACCCCGCGCACCGCGGCCGGGGGCACGCGCGCGCCCTCATGGCCGAGATCGAGCGGCTGCTCACGGCGCTCGGCTGCCCCAAGCTGAACCTGCAGGTGCGGGCCGACAACGAGGCGGCGCTGGGCTTCTACGCCGCCCTCGGCTACTCCCCCGACGCCGCGGTCAGTCTCGGCAAGCGGCTCGTCGACGACGCCCCTCTCGGCTGA
- a CDS encoding ribonuclease E inhibitor RraB: MGDIGPHLTTNVEQYTQRIKMRDDVDAPREVEHFANFMNIKDARTAARRLEQLGFTVEVSRRRVLQAVLVARRVSTVDVETADAMVEQVFGVVEACRGDYDGWGAPIVRE, encoded by the coding sequence GTGGGCGACATCGGACCGCATCTGACGACGAACGTCGAGCAGTACACGCAGCGCATCAAGATGCGCGACGACGTGGATGCTCCGCGCGAGGTCGAGCACTTCGCCAACTTCATGAACATCAAGGACGCCCGCACCGCGGCGCGCCGGCTGGAGCAGCTCGGGTTCACCGTCGAGGTCTCGCGCCGTCGCGTGCTGCAGGCCGTGCTCGTCGCCCGGCGCGTGTCGACGGTCGACGTCGAGACCGCCGACGCCATGGTCGAGCAGGTCTTCGGCGTCGTCGAGGCCTGCCGCGGCGATTACGACGGGTGGGGCGCGCCGATCGTGCGCGAGTAG
- a CDS encoding tyrosine-protein phosphatase: MSLMTRAMTWGGLHNVWDLGGLPAAEADTVRGRVFRSPRLDDLDAAGWDALLASGVRTVVDLRNDDEVAPLALPAGVTVHRRPVEDQGDAAFMGEWGRRLNSPAAWRPTLEAFPDKVVAALRAVAEAPEDGAVLVHCAGGRDRTGLISAMLLKLAGTAREGIVNDYWLGVIAANFHLRDHPRPHERGRTDAELGPWLDEVTEHLEAFLDEVDAADWLRAQGAGELVAPLRRRLLTPVGHPLG; this comes from the coding sequence ATGTCCCTCATGACGCGCGCGATGACCTGGGGCGGCCTGCACAACGTCTGGGATCTCGGCGGCCTGCCCGCGGCCGAGGCCGACACGGTGCGCGGCCGGGTCTTCCGCTCGCCGCGGCTCGACGACCTCGACGCGGCGGGGTGGGATGCCCTGCTCGCCTCGGGCGTGCGCACCGTCGTCGACCTGCGTAACGACGACGAGGTCGCTCCCCTCGCGCTGCCCGCCGGCGTCACCGTGCACCGCCGCCCGGTCGAGGACCAGGGCGACGCCGCCTTCATGGGGGAGTGGGGCCGCCGCCTCAACAGCCCCGCCGCGTGGCGGCCGACGCTCGAGGCGTTCCCCGACAAGGTCGTCGCGGCCCTGCGCGCCGTCGCCGAGGCGCCGGAGGACGGCGCCGTGCTCGTGCACTGCGCGGGCGGGCGCGACCGCACCGGCCTCATCAGCGCGATGCTGCTGAAGCTCGCCGGCACCGCCCGCGAGGGCATCGTCAACGACTACTGGCTCGGCGTCATCGCCGCGAACTTCCACCTGCGCGACCATCCTCGGCCGCACGAGCGCGGGCGCACCGACGCCGAGCTCGGGCCCTGGCTCGACGAGGTCACCGAGCACCTCGAGGCGTTCCTCGACGAGGTCGACGCCGCCGACTGGCTGCGCGCGCAGGGGGCGGGCGAGCTCGTCGCGCCGCTGCGTCGCCGACTGCTGACGCCGGTGGGGCATCCCCTCGGCTGA